From Chryseobacterium sp. IHB B 17019, one genomic window encodes:
- a CDS encoding TIGR03915 family putative DNA repair protein, with translation MTTLLYDGSFDGLFTAIFEVFEYRYKDVEIVSKERFHQENIFAEIHEVITQNDKSGRVLNKLEQNIGKSGIHQLLQVYLSEDPESEQLILSAVRQSIKHPGENILQNYADNNILKISKICKSVSRERHRMTAFVRFEKMKDDVFFAKIDPDFNVLPLIRKHFKDRYQDQKWMIYDLRRHYGILYDLESCDFFYPDEKLDLHQYQQKFHNEETQYQTLWQRYFTKTNIVERKNLKLHIQHVPRRYWKYLTEKH, from the coding sequence ATGACTACCTTACTCTACGACGGAAGTTTTGACGGACTTTTTACAGCGATATTTGAAGTTTTTGAATATCGTTATAAAGACGTGGAAATTGTAAGTAAAGAGCGGTTTCATCAGGAAAATATTTTTGCGGAAATTCATGAAGTGATCACCCAAAATGATAAATCTGGACGGGTTTTAAATAAATTAGAACAAAACATCGGTAAGTCTGGAATTCATCAATTATTACAAGTTTATTTATCCGAAGATCCTGAATCAGAGCAACTAATATTATCTGCTGTAAGACAATCCATAAAACATCCGGGCGAAAATATTCTGCAAAATTATGCTGATAATAATATATTGAAAATTTCAAAAATCTGTAAATCTGTAAGTCGGGAAAGGCATAGAATGACTGCTTTTGTGCGGTTTGAAAAAATGAAGGATGATGTTTTCTTTGCTAAAATTGATCCTGATTTTAATGTTCTTCCTTTAATTCGGAAACATTTTAAAGACCGTTATCAGGATCAGAAATGGATGATTTATGACTTGAGAAGACATTACGGAATTCTTTATGATCTGGAAAGCTGTGACTTTTTTTATCCTGATGAAAAATTAGATTTGCATCAATATCAACAGAAATTTCATAATGAGGAAACGCAATATCAGACGCTTTGGCAGCGGTATTTTACGAAAACTAATATTGTGGAAAGGAAGAATTTGAAACTGCATATTCAACATGTTCCGAGGAGGTATTGGAAGTATTTAACTGAAAAGCATTAA
- the pfkA gene encoding 6-phosphofructokinase, which translates to MKESAVKKIAVLTSGGDSPGMNAALRAVVRTANYYNIECYGVREGYNGLISGDFLKMGPRSVKNIINQGGTILKSARSMEFKTKEGRQKAYDNCVKLGVEGLVCIGGDGTFTGAKIFNEEFGIRVIGVPGTIDNDIFGTDNTIGYDTALNTAMEAIDKIRDTATSHNRVFFVEVMGRDAGFIALNSGLATGALDILIPEKKDSMSDLFATFRNAEKTGKASSIVVVAEGEKLANIYELAEQTKQEFPDYDIRVAILGHIQRGGSPSCADRVLASRLGYGAVVGLMEGKTNVMAGMRSNDMVYTPIEEAIKKHNEINKDLLLISEILAI; encoded by the coding sequence ATGAAAGAGAGTGCTGTAAAAAAAATTGCTGTTCTTACCTCTGGAGGAGATTCTCCGGGTATGAATGCGGCTTTAAGAGCGGTTGTAAGAACCGCCAATTACTATAACATCGAATGTTACGGAGTGCGAGAAGGCTATAATGGCCTGATCAGTGGGGATTTCCTGAAAATGGGACCTCGTTCCGTAAAAAATATAATCAACCAGGGTGGAACTATTCTGAAATCTGCCCGTTCCATGGAATTCAAAACTAAAGAAGGCCGCCAAAAAGCGTATGACAACTGCGTAAAGCTTGGAGTGGAAGGCTTGGTTTGTATTGGTGGAGACGGAACTTTCACCGGAGCAAAAATTTTTAACGAAGAATTCGGAATCAGAGTAATCGGTGTGCCGGGAACGATCGACAATGATATTTTCGGGACTGATAATACAATTGGCTACGACACCGCTTTGAATACTGCAATGGAAGCCATCGATAAAATCCGTGATACGGCAACTTCTCACAACAGGGTTTTCTTTGTGGAAGTGATGGGTCGTGACGCAGGTTTTATTGCGTTGAACAGTGGTTTGGCAACGGGAGCTTTAGATATTTTAATTCCTGAGAAAAAAGACAGTATGTCTGATCTTTTTGCAACGTTCAGAAATGCTGAAAAAACTGGAAAAGCTTCAAGCATTGTAGTTGTTGCGGAAGGTGAAAAACTTGCCAATATCTACGAGCTTGCAGAGCAGACTAAACAGGAATTCCCGGATTACGACATTCGTGTGGCGATTTTAGGACACATCCAGAGAGGTGGTTCTCCAAGCTGTGCCGACAGGGTTTTGGCGAGCAGATTGGGTTACGGAGCCGTGGTAGGATTAATGGAAGGAAAAACAAATGTAATGGCAGGAATGCGTTCCAATGATATGGTTTATACACCCATTGAAGAGGCCATTAAAAAACATAACGAAATCAATAAAGATCTTTTACTGATTTCAGAAATTTTAGCAATCTAA
- the gap gene encoding type I glyceraldehyde-3-phosphate dehydrogenase, with the protein MSTIKVGINGFGRIGRLVFRAMTERDNIEVVGINDLIDATYMAYMLKYDSVHGIFPGEVSVEGNDLVVNGKRIRVTAERDPNNLKWNEIGADYIVESTGLFLDKENAAKHINAGAKKVILSAPSKDDTPMFVMGVNHKELTDDIKILSNASCTTNCLAPLAKVIHDNFGIVEGLMTTVHATTATQKTVDGPSMKDWRGGRAALNNIIPSSTGAAKAVGKVIPSLNGKLTGMSFRVPTVDVSVVDLTVRIEKAASYEEICSVIKAASEGELKGILGYTEDAVVSQDFVGDKRTSIFDKDAGIMLSPNFVKLVSWYDNEMGYSNKLVDMLIHSASLSN; encoded by the coding sequence ATGTCAACAATCAAAGTAGGTATCAACGGGTTTGGTAGAATTGGACGTCTTGTTTTCAGAGCAATGACTGAAAGAGATAACATCGAAGTAGTAGGAATCAATGACCTTATCGATGCTACATACATGGCTTATATGCTTAAATATGATTCTGTACACGGTATTTTCCCGGGTGAGGTTTCTGTAGAAGGAAACGACCTTGTGGTAAACGGAAAAAGAATCAGAGTAACAGCTGAAAGAGACCCAAACAACCTAAAGTGGAACGAAATCGGAGCTGATTATATCGTAGAATCTACAGGTTTATTCTTAGATAAAGAAAATGCTGCAAAGCACATCAACGCGGGTGCAAAAAAAGTAATCCTTTCTGCTCCTTCTAAAGATGATACTCCAATGTTCGTAATGGGTGTAAACCACAAAGAACTTACAGACGATATCAAAATTTTATCAAATGCTTCTTGTACGACAAACTGTTTAGCTCCATTAGCTAAAGTAATCCACGATAACTTCGGGATCGTAGAAGGTTTGATGACGACGGTACACGCTACAACGGCAACTCAGAAAACGGTTGACGGTCCTTCAATGAAAGACTGGAGAGGCGGTAGAGCTGCTCTTAACAATATTATCCCTTCTTCTACAGGTGCTGCAAAAGCGGTAGGTAAAGTAATCCCTTCATTGAACGGAAAATTGACAGGTATGTCTTTCAGAGTACCGACTGTTGACGTTTCTGTAGTGGATTTAACAGTAAGAATTGAAAAGGCTGCTTCTTATGAAGAAATCTGTTCAGTAATCAAAGCTGCTTCTGAAGGTGAATTGAAAGGTATCCTTGGATACACTGAAGATGCTGTAGTTTCTCAGGATTTCGTAGGAGATAAGAGAACTTCTATCTTCGACAAAGACGCTGGTATCATGCTTTCTCCTAATTTCGTAAAACTTGTTTCTTGGTATGACAACGAAATGGGATATTCTAACAAGTTAGTTGATATGTTGATTCACTCTGCTTCTTTATCTAACTAA
- a CDS encoding helix-turn-helix domain-containing protein — MDDSEKKHPLIEVWNTYPGIRQENQHISNIPPIERIIGEMFAIGEFYYYVLNLTNSTVSHHHENILKLHGLKKYPQNLKEVIDLVHPDDIDFITKAEQKVVEKLMEIGKEHQLFLKPSYCFRMKTAAGNYELFHHQAILTWEDENKNLVQSINIHTNINHITKENPRTVLISGIGPRKDFYQIKIEDSSTIKSFREINLTKRETEILSFIVKGYSGSEISKILILSEHTVRSHRKNILAKTSSRNSKELLKKAFEWGLI; from the coding sequence ATGGATGATTCTGAGAAAAAACACCCTTTAATTGAGGTCTGGAACACTTATCCCGGAATTAGGCAGGAAAATCAACACATCTCAAACATTCCCCCTATTGAGCGGATCATTGGGGAAATGTTCGCCATCGGTGAATTTTATTACTATGTACTAAACCTTACAAACAGTACAGTCTCTCATCACCACGAAAATATTTTAAAGCTTCACGGTCTGAAAAAATATCCTCAGAATTTAAAAGAAGTCATTGACCTCGTTCATCCCGATGATATTGATTTTATTACAAAAGCTGAGCAAAAAGTTGTAGAAAAATTAATGGAAATCGGGAAAGAGCATCAGCTTTTCCTCAAGCCCAGCTATTGTTTCAGGATGAAAACTGCCGCCGGAAACTATGAGCTATTCCATCATCAGGCCATTCTTACCTGGGAAGATGAAAATAAAAACCTGGTTCAGTCCATTAATATTCATACCAACATCAACCATATTACCAAAGAAAACCCACGTACAGTTTTAATTTCGGGGATTGGTCCGAGGAAGGATTTTTATCAAATAAAAATTGAAGATTCTTCTACAATTAAGAGCTTTCGCGAAATAAATTTAACCAAAAGAGAAACAGAAATCTTATCTTTCATTGTAAAAGGATATTCGGGATCTGAAATTTCAAAAATCCTGATTTTGTCTGAGCATACCGTCCGTTCTCACCGTAAAAATATTTTAGCCAAAACAAGCTCGAGAAATAGCAAAGAATTATTAAAAAAAGCCTTTGAATGGGGACTTATATAA